ATCTGGCCCCGGCCAAACTGGCCGAGGTCACCGCCCTGTTGCCCCGAGGGACAGTCAGAGTGCTGACGTGCCAGCGTCGCGAAGTCGCCACCGCCGGTGAGCTCGGCGCTCAGCGCCGCGATGTGCTCCTCGGCCTCCTGCTTCGAGCGCGTCGCGCTCGAGCGCGACGACCCTCTGTACATCAGCAGGATGTGCGAGGCTTTTGCAGTATCGGACATGATCACCCCCTTGGGCGCTCGCTGGCGCCGCTGCGAAACACCGAGGTCTCGATAAATCGACCCGCGACTTTAGCAGGGGTTTCCCGGACTGTCAGTTCCCAGGGGATGCGCGACCGGCCCGCGCCTTCGGGTGCGAGCTCCGCTCCTCGACGCCGTGCTAGGGTGCGGCCAACGCTTCCTCAAGGTCGCTACAGATGACGCTGCGCGCCGTGTGCAGCGACCGGGTGGTCTGATGCACGAAATCCCGCTGCTCGCCGAGCTCGCGATCATGGCGGCTGTTGGCGTGGTGGTCTCGGCGCTGCTGTCACGGCTGCGCCTGCCCACGGTGGCGGGCCTGCTCGCCGCTGGAGCGCTGCTGGGCCCCTTCGGGCTCGGGCGCGTGGGCGAGGCGAGCGGCATCGAGACGCTGGCCGAGGTCGGCGTGGTGCTGCTGCTCTTCACCATCGGACTCGAGTTCTCGGTCGCACGCTTCACGAAGATCTTTCGCTCCTTCGCGCTCGGCGGGGCGCTGCAGGTCAGCGCCACGATCGGCGCGACCGCGGGGGTCGCCCTCGCCGTCGGCATGACGCTCGCGCAGTCCGTCTTCATCGGCTTCGTCGTCGCCATGTCGAGCACCGCGATCGTGCTGCGCTTGCTGGGCGACCGCGGTGAGCTCGACGCACCGCACGGGCGCTTCATCGTCGGTACGCTGATCTTTCAGGACCTCTGCGTGGTGCCGATGGTGCTGCTGGTCCCGGTGCTGAGCAGCCGCATGCCCTGGAGCGCCGCAGCGCTGGCGACCGGCGTCGCCCTGGGCAAGGCCGCCCTGCTGGTGACGGGCGCGTTGTTGGTGGCGCGCATCGTGGTGCCACGCCTGCTGCGCTGGGTCGATGCCAGCCGCAGTCGCGAGTCCTTCCTGCTGGCGATCCTCGCGATCTGCGTCGGCACGACCTGGCTCGCGTCGCTCGCTGGCGTGTCGTTGGCCCTGGGCGCCTTCGTCGGTGGCATGGTCGTCGCGGACTCCGACTTTCAGCACCGCGCGATGGGCGACATGCTGCCGCTGCGCGACGCCTTCGTCAGCGTCTTCTTCATCTCGCTCGGGATGCTCTTCGACGGCCGCCTCTTGCTTGCTCGACCGCTCGCGGTCGGTTTGTTGTTGCTCGGGTTCCTCGCGGCCAAGGGAGCGCTGGCGACTCTTTCGGCCTTAGTCATGCACCTGCCGGCGCGGGCGGCCTGGCTCGCCGGCGTTGGGCTGGGCCAGTTTGGCGAGTTTGGCTTCGTCCTGATCCGGCTCGGGCAGGGCTCCGGGCTGGTCGACCGCGAGACCGGAAGCGTGCTCCTCGCTGCGGGGATCCTCAGCATGTTTCTCGTCCCCTTGCTGCTGCGACTGGCGCCGCGCGTGACCTTCGCCGAGCGCGTGTTGGCGCCGCTGGCCCGACGCACGACGGGCTCCGCGTTGCGCGTCGACGCGGAGGTGCGGGCGCTCGCCGACCACGTCGTCGTGGTGGGATACGGCGTCGCCGGTCGGCTCGTCGCGCAGGCCTTGGGCGCCTGCGGGCTCGACCACGTGGTCCTCGACCTCAACGCCGAGACGGTGCGACGCGCCCGCGCGGCCGGCGAGCCGCTGCACTACGCCGACGCGACCAGCAGCGAGGCCCTGAGCCTGGTGCGCGTCGGGGCCGCGCGCGCGGTGGTCGTGCTGATCAATGATCCAGCGGCCGCGCTGCGCGTCGTCGACACCGCGCGGCGTGTCGCGCCGGCCGTGCCCGTCATCGTCCGCAACCGCTATTGGGCTGATCATGCGCAGCTGGTCGATCTCGGCGCGACCGAGGTCGTGACCGAAGAGGTCGAAGCGAGCGCTGAGGTCGTGATTCGCCTGTTGCGCCAGCTCGAGGTGCCACGCAACGTGATCGAAGAGCAGGTGCGCGCGATGCGGCAACAGCTGCAAACGTCGCGGCGCAACATCACGCTGCCGCGCAGCGCGCTCGCCGATCAGCGCTCGCTCTCGGATCTGAAGATCGACAGCGTCCTGGTCGAGGAGCGCGGCGCGGCGGTTGGGCGCACGGCCCGGGAGATCGCCGTTCGCGAGCGCACGCGCGCCCTGATCGTCGCGGTGCGGCGCGGCGACGAGCTGCTCGATCATCCCGATCCCGACGAGCCCTTTTGCCACGGCGATGTCGTCTACCTCGTCGGATCAGGGGCGGCGATTCGCCAGGCCACCGCGTTGTTCGCCGGATCGCCCAGGCCGGGGGCCTGAGCGCGGTCGCGCGCGGTCCAGCGCTCAGACACGAAGCAGCTTGATCAGGTCGCTCGGACCGTCCGGTCGACTGCCGGCGGCGAAGACCACCAGCTCGCCCGCGTTGACGAGGCCTGCGGTCACCGCGGCGCGGCAGACCTCGGCAAAGGCCTGATCGGCCGAGCGTGGGGTCGACGCCAGCAGTAGGGGGACGACGCCCCAGCGTAGCGCGAGCCGCCGGCAGATCGTGGCGTGCTCCGAAGCGGCGACCAACTGAGCGCCTGGTCGGTACTCGGAGGTCAGGAGGGCGACCGCCCCGCTCTCCGTGTAGCAGAGGATCGTCGCGCAGCCGAGCGTCGCTGCCGCCGCGACACAGGCCCGAGCCACGGCGCTGGTGCTGTCGCGTTGACCGAGCGCCTCGGGCGGAGCGACGACGCGCTGGCGATAGAGCGGGGAGGCCTCGGTCTCGCGGATGATCGCGTTCATCGCGCGCACGGCGGCCACGGGATAGGCGCCGGCCGCCGTCTCGCCGGAGAGCATCACGGCGTCGGTGCCGTCGAGCAGGGCGTTGGCCACGTCCGAGGCCTCCGCCCGGGTCGGGCGCGCGTTGTGTCGCATCGACTCGAGCATCTCGGTGGCGGTGATGACCAGCCTGCCGGCCGCGTTCGCGCGCTCGATCAACGCCTTCTGGGCCATCGGCACGCGCTCCGGACCGATCTCGACGCCGAGGTCGCCACGCGCGACCATGATCCCATCGGCCGCCTCGACGATGGCGTCGATATCGACCAAAGCCTCGGCGGTTTCGATCTTGGCGACGAGCGGGACGTCGCCGATCAGCTGGCGCGCCTCTCGCAGATCGTCGGCCTTGCGGACGAAGGAGAGCGCCACATAGTCGACGCCGAGCTGTCGCCCGAGGACAATGTCGCGCCGATCCTTGACCGTGAGCGAGGGCACCGAGAGCGCGACGCCGGGCAGGTTGAGGCCCTTGTGATCGCTCAGCTCGCCGCCGATCTCGACCACGCAGCGGACGCGGTCCTGCGCGCTCGCCGTGACCCGCAGCACCACCCGACCGTCGTCGAGCAGGATGCGGTCCCCTGGATGGACCTCCCGCGCGAGGGGCTGGTAGCTGCATGGGAGCTCGTCGGCGCGCGTGCTCTGCGCCGCCGCGATCATCGTCAGCGCGTCGCCGGTTTGGACGACGACGCGGCCGCCTGGGAGGTGACCAAGACGCAGCTTCGGCCCCTGGAGGTCCTGGAGCACGGCGACCTGTCGTCCGCGCTCTGCGGCCAGGCGTCGGACGGTGGCGACGCGCTCACCGTGCTGCACCGCGTCGCCGTGCGAGAAATTAAGGCGGAAGGCATCTGCCCCTGCATCGAGCAACGCGCCGATCGTTCCCTCGTCGGAGGACGCGGGCCCGAGCGTGCAGAGGATCTTCGTCCGTTGGTCAGCCGGCCGGGTGCTCATCGGTCTCCATCCGCTCGCGCCACCGCTGCTGCGGCCCTGCTTGGCGCTGAGTCTCCATCTCGTCCTGCGGGTCCACTGTGCTGGAGCGAGCACCGACCCCGCAGGGGCGGTACTGGCGGCGAGGGCGACAATAGGCCGCGAAACACCGCCCCCACAAGTCAGCCGCAGGTGGCCTGCGCTGGAGGCACCGCAGGCGGCCCGTGGCCCGTCGAATCGGAGAGACGACGCGCCGGCCAAGATGCTAGACAACCAGACGCGGCTGGTGAGGCCGGTCGCTCGATGATCGTGAACATCATGCTCTTAATCGCGAGCAACCGTCGGGTCGCGGTCTTGCTGGGCGTGCTGCTCGCCGCAGGTGCGTTGCTCGGCGGCTGCGCGACCTCGCGACTGCACAGCAGCGGGCCGCCGCCGCTCATTGCCACCAGGAGTGCCAATACGGTGTCGAAGCTCGACAACGGGATGCGGGTCATCGTCCGACCCAACCACCGCGCAGCGGTCGTTGCGCTTCAGCTCTGGATCGACACCGGCAGCGCTGACGAGTCGGATGCGCTGGCCGGGGCCGCGCACGCCCTCGAGCACATGGTGTTCAAGGGGACCGCGCGGCGCGGCGTCGGCGATATCGCGCGCGCGATCGAGTCCGTTGGCGGTGACGTCAATGCCTGGACCTCGGTCGATCATACGGTCTTCCACGTCACCATGCCGGCGCGCGAGTGGCGGCGAGGGCTGGCCGTGCTGGCCGACGCCGTGCTCAACGTCAGGCTCGACGAGGCCGAGCTGCGCAAGGAGATCGAGGTCATCCTCGAGGAGATCAAGGAGAGCGACGACAATCCGGCCAGCGTCGCCACCCAGGAGCTCTTTGGGTTGGCCTTCGAGCGCCACCCCTATCGGCGTCCGGTGATCGGTTGGGCCGCGACCGTTCAGCGCTTTCGCCGCGCGGCGCTCGAGCGCTTCCTGCGCCAGTCCTATACGCCGGGTCGGATGGCCTTGGTCGTCGTCGGCGACGTTGACGCTGCGCGCGTGTCCGCGCGCGCGGCGCGCATCTTCGGCACCACTCCGGCGGCAAACCTGCGCCGCGTGCCGCGCGCCCCGCGCGTGCCCGAGCCTCCGCAGCGGCGGCTGCGCGTGCGGACGGTTCAGCGCCCCTGTCGCGAGGCTCAGCTCGCGCTCGGCTTCAGTATTCCGGAGCTGACGGCCGCCGACAGCCCGGCCCTCGATCTCGCCGCCGTGATCCTCGGTCAGGGCGAGGGCGCGTGGCTGGTGCGCCGCGTCAAGGACGAGCAGCAGGTCGTCACCGACATCGCGGCCTATGCCTATGCCCCACGCGAGCCGGGGTTGTTGATCGTCAATGCGGCCAGCCGCCCCGAGCGCGTGGTCGAGGCGGCGGCGGCGATCGCTGAGCAGCTCAGTCTCCTGGCGCAGGTCGGTCCGACACGCGCCGAGCTCGAGCGCGCTCGGGCGTTGGTCGAGGGCGACGCGGTGCACCAGCAGGAGACGGTGCAAGGGCAGGCTCGCCAACTCGGCTACTTCGAGTCCGTCGCTGGCGATCCCGACTTCGACCGGGGCTATCTCGAGCGTGTGCGGCAGGTCGACGCCGCGCAGGTGATGGTGGTCGCCCGTCGCTACCTCAGGGCGGAGCGGCTCAGTCTCGTGGCGCTCACCTCGCATGTCGACGCGCGCCTGGAGGCCGACCTCCGCCAGGCGGTGGTGGCCGCGCTGCGGGCGCCGGTCCGAAGCAAAGAGGCGCTCGTTGCGCGGGCTCCCGTCCCGACCCGCTGGCGCCTGCCCGGCGGCGCGCGCCTGGTGTTGCTGCCTGATCCCTCGGTGCCGATCGTGGTGATGCGCGCCGCCTGGCTCGGCGGTCTGCGCTACGAGACGGCGGCGAACAACGGCATCAACAATTTGCTTGCCGCGCTGGCCACGCGCGGAACGCTGACGCGTAGCGCCGACGAGGTCAATGGGGCGGTCGAGCGCATGGCGGGGTCGATTGGTGGTTTCTCCGGGCGCAACAGCTTTGGCCTGCGGCTCGACGTGCTGGCCCGCTTCCAATACGAGGCGCTCGAGGTGCTGGCCGACTGCGTGTCCAACCCCGCGTTCCACCCCGCCGAGGTCGCGGGGCGGCGCCGCGAGGCGCTGGACGAGTGGGAGGCGCGCGCGGACGACCCAATGACCATCGCCCTCGACTTGTTCGCCGCCAAGACCTATCGCCGCCACCCCTACCGGCTCAATCCGCTGGGAACGCCGCGCTCGATTTCTGGCCTCCGTCGCGACGCGCTGGCCGCCTACTATCAACGATACTTCACGGTGGATCGGCTCGTCCTCGTGGCCACGGGCGACCTCGATGTCGAGGGGCTGCGGGCGCGCTGCCTGCGGCTCTTTGGCCGCAAGCCGCGTCGCGTGGCCTTCCGCGCGCCGACGCCCGCGGCCGAGCCGACGGCGCGGGCGCCGCGCTTGGCGGAGCTGACGTTGCCCAAGGCGCAGGCGCAGGTTGTCGTCGGCTATCCGGGCACCACCTTGCGCAGTCGTGACCGCCACGCGCTCGAGTTGTTGGCGGCGCTGCTGGCGGGCCAGGGGGGGCGTCTCTTCCTCGACCTCCGCGACGGCCAGGGCTTGGCCTACCGCTTGGACGCCTTCTCGCAGGAGGGCCTCGAGCCCGGGCGCTTCGTCCTCCATGTGGCCACCTCTGCAGATAAGGTCCAAGCTGTGCTCGAGGGTATTGCGCGGCACGTGGCGCGACTACGCGAGGATGAGGTCAGCGCCAGCGAGCTGCGCCGGGTCCAGCGCTATGCGATTGGCACCCATCAGATCGCGCTGCAGCGTAAGTCCACGCTGGCGTCCTGCCTGGCCTTCGACGAGCTCTACGGCTTGGGCTTCGCCGCCTATCGGCGCTATGCCGATGAGGTCGCGGCCGTCACTCCGGCCCAGCTCCGCGCCGTCGCGCGGCGCTACCTGGTCGAGCAGCGGCGGGTGGTCGCCATCGTGCGTCCCGAGGGGGCTTAGCAGCCCAAGCATCGACCTCAGGCTGTCGCTCCGGACCTCGCTCGGTCCGCAATCGATCAACGGGCGCTTAGGCCAAGAGCAGCACGTAGGCGTCGTAGATCGCGTGGGTGTAGACCGCTGTGGCGAAGCCACGCAGCAGGTAGATCGCAGCGAAGAACGCGCCGGCGAGCGTGCGGTAGATCAGCGGGTAGAGGGCGACCTCACCACGCAGCAGCTCGGGGTGGTGCGCCGCCGCGAAGACCAGCGAGCTGATCAGCAGCGCCGCGCCGGCCGCGAGCCAGCTGCGCATCCCACCCCAACGGCGCAACGCAGCGCTCAGGCCACTTAGCATCCCCGCGCGAAAGACGAGCTCCTCGTGGACGCCGGCCCCGGCGGAGACGACCAAGGCGCCGATCACGCTGAAGTGGACGGTCGCGTGCCCGGCGCCCGTGGCTTGCAGCGGGTTGACGCCGAGCAGGTCGACGACGACGAAGACAATGAAGGTGCCCATCGTCAGCGCGTAGAGCGTGCTCTCCACCAGCACGGCCAACAGGGGCCGCGCGGTCAAGCGCTGCCCGCGCCGCAAAAAGAACACCATCACCAAGAGCGAGAGCAGGAGGCTGAGCTGAAGGACGACGAAGCCCGCCGGTCCGAGCCACCGCAGCAGGCTGCGCGTGATCAGGTCGACGCCGTTCAGCGACCTCGTGAGGAGCGTGCCGAGCTCATAGAAGATGAGCAGGGGCAGCACCAGGATAATGGTCGTCAGGAGGTTGGGGCGACGCAGGCGCGGCTGTCGGCGTCGCTGGCCGTTGGTGCTAGGCATCGTTGGCGCGGTTCAACAGGGTGCGATGGCTGTCCGGGGGGCGGGTTGCCCCTCTTGGGGCGGCGCCTTCAGCGCCGGCGTCCGCCGCCGCGCCCAGCCGTTGCGGCGCTGCGCTGACCGGAGGCGCGTGCGGTCGCGCGCGCCTCGCTCGTGCCGGTCCCGGACGCGCGGGCAGGCCGCGCTGCCGCCGACGCTCGCAGCGCGCGCTTCTTGGTGGCCGGCGCGCGGGCGGGCTTCGGCGCCTTCTTGAGGCCCGGTGCGGGCGGGCTGCTGGTGGTCTTTGGCGCGCTCGCGCGCGATTTTCCGCCGCCGGCGCCGGCCTTCGGCGCGGAGCGTGAACGGGGCGCGTCGACCGCGCTGGGGCGCTTGGGCGCCACGCCGACGGCCGCGCGCTTCCCGGCAGCGGCGCGCTTGCGGCGGGCAGCGAGGGTTTGGCCCACCGTCGGTTGGCCCTCGGTCTTGACGTTGCTCTTGCGCGCGGCGCGACCGCCCGCCGCGCGTCCAGACGCCGCACGCTTCGCCGCCGGTCGACTCGCGGCCGGACCCTCGGTCCTGGGGGGAGTCGCCGCCAGGTGACGGGTGGCCAGGTCGGGCCGGTTGTGGACGAGAATCTTCGGGCCGTCCTCGAAGGTCCCCTCGAACTTCGTTTCGCTCACGACCTCGCTGGCGTAGCCGAGTCCGAAGGCCCCATGCCGAAAGATATCGCCCTCGGTGTAGGTGGACGCGGGCGAGTAGGGAGCGGCGCGTGCCGCGGAGTGGTCGGCCATGACCTCTGGCCAGGGGCGTTTGCGCAGGCTCTGCCGGCGCCGCACCGCGATCGGCTCGGGGACCTCGTCGTCGAGGTCGCCGCGCGGCGGGCGATACGCATGGCTCGCCCCGCAGACCGAACATTGCACGCTGCGGATCTCGCCCTCGAAGACGGTGACGACGGTATGTTGAGTATCCGTCTTGCAGCTCGCGCAGAAGGCGTCCGTCTCGCCACCGACCTCGATGGGCGATTCCTTGAATATCATGTATTCCATATTGCGCATGCCATACGGGAAAATCTTTTCGGCTCCTACCACATCTCCCGCGGTGTGGCAAGGTGGGCGACACCGCGGCGCCCTGCCACACCGCCTTGCGAGGGCTCCGCGGCTCATGCTATCACGCACCCGAATGGTGGGCTAATTTGCCGCAACGACGTGGGATTTCACCCCTGTGGGGTATCCTCTCCGCAGTCATGGTGGCGGCCCTGGTGCTCGGCTACTACAGCTACCGCTTCGCGGCCGAGCTGGCTCAACGCAGCGAAGCGTCCGTCGAAAGCAGCACCCGGGCCCTCGGGATCAAGCTGATCGACCGCATCGAGAAGATCATCATCGATGGTGGTCGCACCTTCTTTCGGCTCGTCAGCGTCGATGATCCCCGGGAGTTTCGGGATCTTTGGCGGCGTATCGTCCGCGTCAGCCCGGCCGTCGAGAGCGTTACGGTGCTGGGCGCCGACCGCCGTGTCGTGCATCTGGTCGCCAAGCTCGACGCGGCGGCCCTCGACGCGTTTCGGCGGCTCTTTGTGCGGCGGATGCTCGCGGATCTCGAGCTCGGTCGCCTGGCTGCCGAGCGCCACAGGCACCTCTACAAGCGCTACGACGGGCGGCCCTACCTGATCTCCTACATCCGCCAGCGCGCCGGTGGCCGCGACTACTACCTCGTGCTCAACATGAACCTCCAGTACATCGTCGACGACGTCTTTCCTCAGGAGTTTAGAGAGCTCGAGTCGACGAACGCGATCTCGGTCCTCGACGAGGAGAGCGCGCGACCCGTCTATGGCCGGCCGGTCGCCTTCTCGAGCCCGCTCGTCTTCGAGGATGTCTTCCCGACGACGCTCTACAAGTGGCGTCTGCAGGTGGCACCGCACCAGCTCGGGCCGCTCTACCGCGGCGCCCGTGCACGCCGAGTCTCCGCGCTGCTGCTGGTCGGTGGCGCCAATGCCGTGATCTGGATCGGCATGGTGGTGATCCTGATCGCGGTGCGCAAGGAGCGGCGGGCCAACGCGCTGAAGAGCGACTTCATCGCCAACGTCAGTCACGAGCTCAAGACGCCGCTCTCGCTGATTCGGATGTTCGGCGAGCTCTTGGCCCTGGGGCGAGGCAAGGACCCGCAAACGGCGCGAGAGTACGCCGAGATCATCATGCGCGAGAGCGACCGGCTGAGCAGCCAGATCGACAACGTGCTCGACTTCGCGCGGATCGAGCGGGGCAAGGATGCCTACGCGATGCGCGAGGGTGACCTGGGCGGCGTGGTCGAGCGCGCGCTCGAGCTTTGCCGCTATCGCGCCGAACAGGGCCAGGTGCGCCTCGAGCTAACGCTGCCCGACGACCCCGTCACCGCCGTCTTCGACGAGAGCGCCATCACCCTGCTGGTGCTGAACCTGGTCGAGAACGCCCTCAAGTATGGGGCGGCGGCCGGAACAGCGATTCGCGTGCGGCTCGAGCGGAGCCCCGACGCCCTGCGGCTCCAGGTCAGCGACGATGGCCCCGGGCTGACCGCGGAGGAGCAGCGTCGCGTCTTCGAGCGATTCTATCGCGGGGAGCGCGCACGGCAGGGCCCGCAGCGTGGCTCGGGGATCGGGCTCAGCCTCGTCAAGCATATCGCCCAGGCGCACGGTGGGCGGGCCCAGGTGCGGAGCGAGCTGGGCAAGGGCGCCACCTTCGAGATATCTTTTCCGCCGACGGTCGCTGGCGGTGCAGCCTGAGCCTGCCCGTCGCCGCCAAACCGCCCGCCGATGCGAGAGTGATGGTCGAGCCTGCCACCAAGCGCGTGTTGTTGATCGAGGACGAGCCCGACCTGCTGCGCGGGCTGAGCGACGCGCTTCGCTTCGAGGGTCTCGAGGTGGTCGCCGCCCAGACGGGAGGCGAGGGCATCGCGCGCGCCGCGCAGGGCGCTGTCGACCTCGTCGTGCTCGACCTGATGCTGCCCGACCTCAACGGCTTCCGCGTCTGTGAGCAGCTTCGCGCGCAGAGTGCCGCGCTGCCGATCATCATCCTCAGCGCGCGTGGCCAGGAGACCGACAAGGTGCGCGGGCTCGAGGCCGGCGCGGACGACTACGTCACCAAGCCCTTCAGCGTCGCCGAGCTGATCGCCCGGATCCGCGCGATCTTCCGGCGCTCGGCCCGCGCTGGCGGCGCACGCCCGGAGCTGTTGCAGATCGGCAACGCGACGGTCGACCTGAAGAAGCAGCTCGTCTCGCGCAATCGGCGCAGCGAGCCGCTGACCTTTGGTGAGGTCGAGCTGCTGCGCATGCTCAGCGAGCGGGCAGGGGAGCCGGTGTCGCGCGACGAGCTGCTCGAGCGCATCTGGGGCCTCGATGGCAGCTCGACCAATCGAACCGTCGACAACGTGATCGTCAAGTTGCGCAAGAAGATCGAGGACGACAGTCGCGCGCCGCGCCACATCCTCACGATCTACGGCTGCGGGTACAAGCTCGTCCCCTAGGCCCCGCTCCGGCTGAGCGGGCCACACGCCGACGGGCGCGGCTTGTCACCCCTCTCCCCGGCTGGTATGACGCCGACGCCTCGCGCAGCGCCGCCTGCTTGCGCGAATCATGAGAAGTGAGACCAAAGCGATGAAGTACAAGAAGCTGCTGATCAGTGCGGGTGTCGCGCTGGCCCTCCTCGCCGCGTTGCTCTACGGCGCCGCCACCTTCTGGACCGAGTATGCTTGGTTCGTCGAGCTCGGCTTTTCCAAGGTCTTCGTCACCACGCTGGTGGCGCAGCTCGGCACCGGCGTCGTCTTTGGGCTCGTCGCCCTGAGTTTGCTCGCGCTGCACGTCTACCTGATCCGACGGCTGAGCCGGCCGCGCACGGATTGGGTGATCATGACGCCGGAGGGGAACCTCGACCTACGCGATCTGGTGGCGCGCGTCTCGACACCGGTGGTCGTCGCAGCGGCCTTGCTCGTCGCCGCGGCCATGGGCTACTGGGCCGCCCGGGCCTGGGAGGACGTGCTCAAGGCGCTCTACGCGACGCCTTTCGGGCGCAGCGAGCCGATCCTCGGCCAGGATGTCGGCTTTTACCTCTTTCGCGTGCCGCTGCTGCAGTTCGCGCAGCAATGGTTGGTCTACCTGACCGCGCTCTGCGCAGCGCTCGCCGCGATCGTCTATACGGCGCGCGGCGCGATCGTCGTCAAGAACGGCTGGCCGATCATGTCGCCCGCCGTGCGCGCGCACCTGCTCTTCGCGCTGGCCTGCGTCGTCGCGACCATCGCCTGGGGTTTCCGCATCGAGATGTACGAGACGCTCTTCTCGAAGCGCGGCATCGCCTACGGCGCGACCTACACCGATGTCTACGCCAACCTCGTCGCCTACCGGGTGCTGATCGTCGCCTGTCTGGTCTGCGCTGCCTTTCTCCTGGTGTCGATGCGCAGCGGCGCGCGCAGCGGTCCAGAGGCGATCAAGTGGCCGCTGATCAGCGTGGCCGGCGTGGTCGCGCTCTGGCTGCTCGGGGTCTTCGCCTGGCCGACCGTCGTGCAGCGCCTGATCGTCAATCCGAATGAGCTGGAGAAGGAGCGCCCTTACCTCGAGCACGCGATCGAGGGGACGCGACACGCCTATGGAATCGACAAGGTCGAGGTGCGCGAGTTTCCCGCCAACGAGACGCTGACGGCGAAGGATCTCGCGGCCAACCCGACGACGATCGACAACATCAAGATCTGGGACCATCGGCCGCTGCGCGAGACCTATCGCCAGATGCAGGTGATTCGCCTCTATTACGACTTCCCCAACATCAGCGTCGACCGCTATCGCATCGACGGACGCTACTAACAGGTGATGCTGTCGGCCCGCGAGCTGATTCACGAGCAGCTACCGGCGCAGAGCCAGACCTGGGTCAACCGTCACCTCCAATACACCCACGGCTACGGCGTCTGCCTCAGCCCGGTGAATCACGCGATCGGCGAGGGCCTCCCCGACTTCTGGATCAAGGACATCCCGCCGCAGTCGCGCCACGACGAGCTGCGCATCACCCGGCCGGAGATCTATTACGGGCTGGAGAGCGACGACTACGTCCTGGTCAAGACGACGACCCAGGAGTTCGACTACCCGCGCGGACGCGACAACGCCTACTGCACTTATGAGGGACCAGGCGGTGTCGGCGTCGGCTCCTTCATGCGCCGGCTGCTCTT
The Pseudomonadota bacterium DNA segment above includes these coding regions:
- a CDS encoding response regulator transcription factor → MVEPATKRVLLIEDEPDLLRGLSDALRFEGLEVVAAQTGGEGIARAAQGAVDLVVLDLMLPDLNGFRVCEQLRAQSAALPIIILSARGQETDKVRGLEAGADDYVTKPFSVAELIARIRAIFRRSARAGGARPELLQIGNATVDLKKQLVSRNRRSEPLTFGEVELLRMLSERAGEPVSRDELLERIWGLDGSSTNRTVDNVIVKLRKKIEDDSRAPRHILTIYGCGYKLVP
- a CDS encoding UPF0182 family protein, which gives rise to MKYKKLLISAGVALALLAALLYGAATFWTEYAWFVELGFSKVFVTTLVAQLGTGVVFGLVALSLLALHVYLIRRLSRPRTDWVIMTPEGNLDLRDLVARVSTPVVVAAALLVAAAMGYWAARAWEDVLKALYATPFGRSEPILGQDVGFYLFRVPLLQFAQQWLVYLTALCAALAAIVYTARGAIVVKNGWPIMSPAVRAHLLFALACVVATIAWGFRIEMYETLFSKRGIAYGATYTDVYANLVAYRVLIVACLVCAAFLLVSMRSGARSGPEAIKWPLISVAGVVALWLLGVFAWPTVVQRLIVNPNELEKERPYLEHAIEGTRHAYGIDKVEVREFPANETLTAKDLAANPTTIDNIKIWDHRPLRETYRQMQVIRLYYDFPNISVDRYRIDGRY